The sequence below is a genomic window from Halosolutus gelatinilyticus.
GCGCATGATGGACCGCCGCGACGACCTGAACTACGAGATCGACGGCGTCGTGATCAAAGTCGACGATCGAGAGGCCCGCGAGGAACTCGGCCGGACCGCCCGCCACGATCGGTGGGCGTACGCGTATAAGTTTCCGGCCCGCTCGGAGGTGACGCCGATCGTCGACGTCGCGGTCCAGATCGGGCGAACGGGACGCGTCACGCCGGTCGCCCTGCTCGAACCGGTGGACGTCGGCGGCGTGACGGTCTCGCGAGCGAGCCTCCACAACCCCGAGGAGATCGCGGCGAAGAACGTCGACGTCGGCGACACGGTCCGCGTCCAGCGGGCGGGCGACGTGATCCCCTACGTCGAGGCGGTCGTCGAGAAGAGCGGCGACGGCCACTACGAACTGCCCGACACCTGTCCCGTCTGCGACAGCGCGATCGAACGCGACGGCCCGATGGCCTTCTGCACTGGCGGCCTCGCCTGCGACGCCCAGCTGCGCCGATCGATCGAGTACTACGCGGGCGATACCGGCCTCGACATCGAAGGTTTCGGCGAGAAGAGCGTCCGCCAGCTGGTCGACTCTGGACTCGTCGGATCGATCGCGGACCTCTACGAACTCGATCGGGAGGAGCTGACGGACCTCGACGGATGGGGAGAGACGAGCGCCGAGAACGTGCTGTCGGAGATCGACGCGAGCCGCGAGCCCCCGCTGGCCGACTTCCTCTCGGCGCTGGGCGTCCCCCACGTCGGCCCGACGACGGCCCGCGAACTGGCCCGCGAGTTCGGCGCGTTCGAGGCCTTCCGCGAGGCCGCCGAAGCCGATCCAGAGCGACTCGAGGGCGTCGACGACGTCGGCGAAACCGTCGCCGAGCAGATCCACGAGTTCTTCGCGAGCGAGGCCAACGCCGAAGCGGTCGACGACATCCTCGAACACGTCTCACCGCAGAGGGCCGACGCCGAGGCGGGCGGCGACGAACTCGAAGGGCTGACGTTCGTCTTCACCGGGTCGCTGGAGGGCGTAACCCGGAGCGAAGCCCAAGAGCTCGTCGAAGCCCACGGCGCGAACGCGACGGGAAGCGTCTCCGGCAACACGGACTACCTCGTCGTCGGCGAGAACCCGGGCGCCGGGAAGCGGACCGACGCCGAGGCGAACGACGTCCCGGTCGTCGACGAGGACGAGTTCCGGAGCCTGCTCGCGGAACGCGGTATCGAACTCGCGTGAGCGGCGATCGAACCCGGCGGATCAGGCGAGTCGGCT
It includes:
- the ligA gene encoding NAD-dependent DNA ligase LigA, with protein sequence MSVADEDATDGNPYLRDPPTDFEPIDELSEAAAHEQVEQLREAIREHDRRYYVENDPIIADRTYDALFARLRELEDAFGLTHPDSPTRAVGGEPIEEFETVEHVAPMLSIDQSGEAADVREFDDRVRREVGAVDYVCEPKFDGVSMEFVYEEGSLERAVTRGDGREGDDVTRNARTIGSVPQRLRDDRPDFLAVRGEVYMPKDAFQEHNRERIERGEEPFANPRNAAAGTIRQLDPSIVAERPLDVFFFDVLEASDLEDSHREELERFPDWGLRTNGRVETADSIEEAIDYRERMMDRRDDLNYEIDGVVIKVDDREAREELGRTARHDRWAYAYKFPARSEVTPIVDVAVQIGRTGRVTPVALLEPVDVGGVTVSRASLHNPEEIAAKNVDVGDTVRVQRAGDVIPYVEAVVEKSGDGHYELPDTCPVCDSAIERDGPMAFCTGGLACDAQLRRSIEYYAGDTGLDIEGFGEKSVRQLVDSGLVGSIADLYELDREELTDLDGWGETSAENVLSEIDASREPPLADFLSALGVPHVGPTTARELAREFGAFEAFREAAEADPERLEGVDDVGETVAEQIHEFFASEANAEAVDDILEHVSPQRADAEAGGDELEGLTFVFTGSLEGVTRSEAQELVEAHGANATGSVSGNTDYLVVGENPGAGKRTDAEANDVPVVDEDEFRSLLAERGIELA